A genome region from Bacillota bacterium includes the following:
- a CDS encoding 3-methyl-2-oxobutanoate dehydrogenase subunit beta: MERVLMKGNEALAEAAVRAGCRFYFGYPITPQNEILEYMATRLPEVGGVFLQSESELGAINMLYGVTASGRRGMVSSSSPGISLMQEGLSFMASSELPGLVVNITRGSPGLGRITPAQSDYMQATKGGGHGDYHLIVLGPASVQEMAGLAALAYELADKYRNPVMILGDGILGQMMEPVVLPETEAVLPEKPWAATGSGGGERHLILSAPLTD, translated from the coding sequence TTGGAACGCGTCCTGATGAAAGGCAACGAAGCCTTGGCCGAAGCGGCCGTCCGGGCCGGTTGCCGATTCTACTTCGGCTACCCGATCACCCCGCAGAACGAGATCCTCGAATACATGGCCACCCGCCTTCCGGAGGTCGGCGGCGTCTTCCTGCAGAGCGAGAGCGAGCTCGGGGCGATCAACATGCTCTACGGGGTGACCGCCTCGGGCCGGCGGGGGATGGTCTCCTCGTCCAGCCCGGGGATCAGCCTGATGCAGGAAGGCCTGTCCTTCATGGCCTCGTCGGAGCTCCCGGGACTGGTGGTCAACATCACCCGGGGGAGCCCCGGCCTCGGCCGGATCACCCCAGCCCAGTCCGACTACATGCAGGCGACCAAGGGTGGGGGGCACGGCGACTACCACCTGATCGTCCTCGGCCCGGCTTCGGTCCAGGAGATGGCCGGCCTGGCCGCGCTGGCCTATGAGCTGGCCGACAAGTACCGCAACCCGGTGATGATCCTCGGGGACGGGATCCTCGGCCAGATGATGGAGCCGGTCGTCCTCCCCGAGACTGAGGCGGTCCTGCCGGAGAAGCCCTGGGCCGCCACCGGTTCGGGGGGTGGAGAACGGCACCTGATCCTGTCGGCCCCCCTGACCGAC